Proteins encoded in a region of the Benincasa hispida cultivar B227 chromosome 2, ASM972705v1, whole genome shotgun sequence genome:
- the LOC120071793 gene encoding NADPH-dependent aldehyde reductase 1, chloroplastic-like has product MATEGKTFPPQKQPTQPGKEHVMDPSPQFTSPQYKPSNKLLGKVALVTGGDSGIGRAVCHCFALEGATVAFTYMKKQEEKDAKDTLEILRECQAPDAKQPIAVSADLGFDDDCKRVVDKVVAAYGRIDILVNAAAEQHKTNSVEEIDEQRLERVFRTNIFSQFFMVRHALKHMKEGSSIINTTSVVAYKGSPQLVDYTATKGAIVAFTRGLALQLATKGIRVNGVAPGPIWTPLIPASFDNEEIESFGSEVPMKRAGQPIEVAPSYVFLACNHCSSYFTGQILHPNGGTIVNG; this is encoded by the exons ATGGCTACCGAAGGGAAAACGTTTCCACCTCAAAAGCAACCAACCCAACCAGGGAAAGAGCATGTCATGGACCCTTCTCCTCAATTTACAAGCCCCCAATACAAGCCCTCCAACAAGCTTCTCGGGAAAGTGGCGCTCGTGACGGGCGGCGACTCGGGGATCGGTCGAGCCGTTTGCCATTGCTTTGCGCTCGAGGGTGCCACCGTCGCGTTCACCTACATGAAGAAGCAAGAGGAGAAGGATGCTAAGGATACGCTTGAAATTCTGCGGGAGTGTCAGGCACCGGACGCTAAGCAACCGATTGCCGTTTCTGCGGATTTAGGGTTCGATGATGATTGCAAGCGCGTGGTCGACAAGGTCGTGGCGGCCTATGGCCGGATTGATATTTTGGTTAATGCTGCGGCGGAGCAACACAAGACCAACTCTGTGGAAGAGATTGATGAGCAAAGGCTTGAGAGAGTTTTTAGAACTAACATATTTTCTCAGTTCTTCATGGTCAG GCATGCGCTAAAGCACATGAAGGAAGGCAGCTCAATCATCAACACAACTTCGGTGGTTGCCTACAAAGGTAGCCCTCAGCTAGTAGATTACACGGCAACAAAAGGCGCCATCGTGGCTTTCACCCGAGGTCTTGCCCTTCAATTGGCAACCAAAGGGATAAGAGTGAACGGAGTTGCGCCAGGTCCGATATGGACGCCATTGATCCCTGCTTCGTTTGACAATGAAGAGATCGAAAGTTTCGGGTCTGAAGTTCCAATGAAGCGAGCAGGGCAGCCAATCGAGGTTGCTCCGTCCTATGTGTTCCTCGCCTGCAACCATTGTTCTTCCTACTTCACTGGCCAAATCCTCCATCCTAACG GTGGGACTATTGTGAATGGGTAA